One Obesumbacterium proteus DNA window includes the following coding sequences:
- the cmoM gene encoding tRNA uridine 5-oxyacetic acid(34) methyltransferase CmoM, with protein sequence MSRGTQDRNFDNIAEKFARNIYGTTKGKIRQAVLWQDLEQLLKQLPQRSLHILDAGGGLGQVSCELAARGHQITLCDISGEMLKRAQAYAEEKGVIQHMRFVQSPAQEMHQHLEQPVDLILFHAVLEWVAEPQETLASLIKCLTPGGALSLMFYNYNGLLMRNVIIGNTAYVNQGMQKRKTRTLSPDHPLDPQKVYGWLEDIGLTISGKTGVRVFHDYLRDKTQQIEAFDDLLALEQRYCRQEPFVSLGRYIHVMAHKPDTKDQL encoded by the coding sequence ATGAGTCGAGGTACGCAAGATCGTAATTTTGACAATATCGCTGAAAAATTTGCGCGCAACATTTACGGCACGACCAAAGGAAAAATCCGTCAGGCAGTGTTATGGCAGGATCTGGAACAATTGCTGAAGCAGCTTCCGCAAAGATCCTTACACATTCTTGATGCAGGCGGTGGGCTTGGGCAGGTATCCTGTGAGCTTGCCGCACGCGGTCATCAGATCACGCTGTGTGACATCTCGGGTGAAATGCTCAAGCGTGCGCAGGCCTATGCTGAAGAGAAAGGTGTGATCCAACACATGCGTTTTGTGCAAAGTCCTGCGCAAGAGATGCATCAGCATTTAGAACAGCCGGTTGATCTGATATTGTTCCATGCGGTTTTGGAATGGGTTGCTGAACCTCAAGAAACGCTGGCATCTTTGATAAAGTGTTTAACGCCCGGCGGCGCATTGTCGTTAATGTTCTATAACTACAATGGTCTGTTAATGCGAAACGTGATCATTGGCAATACGGCATACGTCAATCAAGGGATGCAAAAACGTAAGACACGCACGTTGTCACCTGATCACCCGTTGGATCCACAAAAGGTGTACGGCTGGCTTGAAGACATTGGGCTGACAATTTCCGGTAAAACGGGCGTGCGGGTATTCCATGATTACCTACGAGACAAGACGCAACAAATTGAGGCTTTTGATGATCTATTAGCGCTGGAGCAGCGTTATTGTCGTCAGGAGCCTTTTGTGAGTTTGGGGCGCTACATCCATGTGATGGCGCACAAACCCGACACGAAGGACCAACTATGA
- the elyC gene encoding envelope biogenesis factor ElyC: MLFTLKKFIGGLLLPLPLLLLIVAVGLIFICWTRWSRLGKICISLGWLGILLLSLQPVADRLLAPFENGYPTLNQTSNADYIVVLGGGYTFNPDWAPSSNLISNSLPRVTEGIRQLEMNPNAKIIFTGAAAIGNPMSSARVAATVAESLGVPADKIIVLDKPRDTQQEAREVAKITDKQKILLVTSANHLTRALRFFKAEGLNPIPVPANQLAISSPLNPWERWLPSSLYLGHSERAWYETLGSWWQAIITTKDEK; encoded by the coding sequence ATGCTGTTTACGCTAAAAAAGTTTATCGGCGGGCTACTTTTGCCCCTTCCTCTGTTGCTGCTGATCGTCGCGGTAGGCCTGATTTTTATCTGCTGGACGCGCTGGTCACGACTAGGAAAAATCTGTATTTCACTCGGTTGGCTCGGGATCCTGCTGTTAAGTCTGCAACCCGTCGCCGATCGATTATTGGCTCCGTTTGAAAACGGCTATCCAACATTAAACCAAACCAGCAATGCAGATTACATTGTGGTACTCGGTGGCGGTTATACTTTTAATCCTGACTGGGCACCGAGCTCGAACCTAATCAGCAACAGTTTGCCACGCGTCACTGAAGGGATCCGCCAGCTAGAAATGAATCCCAATGCCAAGATTATTTTCACCGGCGCTGCGGCCATTGGCAATCCGATGAGCAGCGCACGCGTTGCCGCCACCGTGGCTGAAAGTTTAGGCGTTCCAGCCGATAAAATTATTGTGCTTGATAAGCCGCGCGATACGCAACAAGAGGCTAGAGAGGTGGCTAAAATTACAGACAAACAGAAAATATTACTGGTCACGTCGGCAAACCATTTGACTCGCGCATTACGCTTCTTTAAGGCTGAGGGGCTTAATCCGATCCCGGTTCCGGCCAATCAATTAGCGATTTCGTCGCCGTTAAATCCTTGGGAACGCTGGCTACCTTCATCGCTTTATCTTGGTCATAGCGAACGGGCATGGTATGAAACGTTGGGGAGTTGGTGGCAGGCAATCATCACGACAAAGGATGAAAAATGA
- a CDS encoding nucleobase:cation symporter-2 family protein: MSVINPHLKIEHSKGIPLDDAVERRLPIAQLFTLGLQHVLVMYAGAVAVPLVIGGSLGLPKDQIAFLISSDLFCCGVVTLLQCLGIGRFAGIRLPVIMSVTFAAVTPMLAIGADPNIGLTGIFGATIASGIIATLLVPVIGRLMPLFPTVVTGVVITSIGISIMQVGIDWAAGGKGNPDYGSPIYIGTSLLVLVFILLVTRFAKGFLCNISVLLGILFGFAIAYSMGKVNFAGLDNAAWFAPIKPFAFGMPTFEPVSILTLTIIMLITFIESMGMFLALGDIVGRPTKQADIIRGLRVDGIGTVIGGLFNSFPHTSFSQNVGLVSVTGISSRWVCVMSGGILILFGLIPKMALIVASIPQFVLGGAGIVMFGMVLATGIRILSRANYSTNRYNLYIVAISIGIGMIPTVSHDFFSQLPAAIQPLLHSGILLATVCAVSLNLYFNGYHPDKESDSEKDENEIAEEVAE, from the coding sequence ATGAGCGTCATAAATCCGCATCTAAAAATAGAACACAGTAAAGGTATACCGCTAGACGATGCCGTCGAGCGCAGGCTGCCGATTGCACAGCTGTTTACCTTAGGTCTGCAGCACGTTCTTGTCATGTATGCTGGTGCCGTTGCCGTGCCTCTGGTTATCGGGGGCAGCTTAGGTTTACCCAAAGACCAAATCGCTTTTTTAATTAGCTCAGACCTTTTCTGCTGTGGCGTAGTGACGCTGTTGCAGTGTTTGGGGATTGGTCGTTTTGCTGGTATCCGGCTTCCCGTGATTATGTCTGTTACATTCGCTGCGGTAACACCGATGCTGGCGATTGGCGCAGATCCTAATATCGGGCTGACAGGGATCTTCGGCGCTACAATCGCGTCAGGTATTATTGCCACGTTACTCGTTCCCGTGATCGGGCGGCTGATGCCACTGTTTCCGACGGTGGTTACCGGTGTGGTTATCACCTCTATCGGCATTAGCATTATGCAGGTGGGTATTGATTGGGCCGCCGGTGGAAAAGGGAATCCTGATTACGGCAGCCCAATATATATTGGAACCTCGCTGTTAGTGCTGGTTTTTATTCTGCTAGTCACTCGTTTTGCCAAAGGTTTTCTGTGTAATATTTCCGTGCTGCTCGGTATTCTTTTTGGTTTTGCCATTGCTTATTCTATGGGGAAAGTGAATTTCGCGGGATTAGATAACGCCGCGTGGTTTGCTCCTATAAAGCCGTTTGCGTTTGGTATGCCTACATTTGAACCTGTCAGTATTCTTACGCTCACCATTATCATGTTGATCACCTTCATTGAATCGATGGGGATGTTTCTTGCCCTTGGCGATATTGTGGGAAGGCCAACTAAACAAGCAGATATTATTCGTGGTTTACGGGTTGATGGAATTGGTACCGTTATTGGCGGGCTATTTAATAGTTTTCCCCATACGTCTTTTTCACAAAACGTGGGCTTGGTTAGCGTAACCGGTATTTCCAGCCGCTGGGTTTGTGTTATGTCGGGCGGAATTTTAATTCTGTTCGGCTTGATCCCTAAAATGGCACTTATCGTTGCCTCTATTCCACAGTTTGTGTTGGGTGGTGCTGGTATTGTGATGTTTGGGATGGTGCTGGCAACGGGGATCCGTATTCTTTCACGCGCTAACTACAGCACCAATCGCTACAACCTTTATATTGTCGCCATCAGCATTGGTATCGGCATGATACCTACAGTGTCACATGATTTCTTTAGCCAACTGCCAGCGGCAATTCAGCCGTTGCTTCATAGCGGTATTTTATTAGCTACCGTGTGTGCGGTAAGCCTCAATCTCTATTTCAATGGCTATCATCCCGATAAAGAGTCAGATAGCGAAAAAGATGAAAATGAAATTGCAGAGGAAGTCGCTGAATAA
- a CDS encoding YcbJ family phosphotransferase: MDHLKAELSVVLGESIGRLEQISEQPYASLFALYNQQGTPLPLVAKTFLCQGIAQQEAYKLSMLARQGDIRLPTVYGVLTTHQSPFKEVLLIERLRGVSVEAPTRTPQRWSCLKDQIAEGILSWHRIDSHGCVGNVDSVQENRWPAWYAQRLEVIWATLGNMPTSDLSIEARRILFRSKEQLPELFAGFDDSCVLVHGNLTLRSMLKDPKSDQLLAMLNPGMMLWAPREYDLFRLSEDGMATELLHSYLQKAPVSEDFMVRRWLYVLWESIGRYLHTGVVDRPVVERAAQQLLPWLG, from the coding sequence ATGGATCATTTAAAAGCCGAACTTAGCGTTGTTCTTGGTGAGTCAATTGGCCGCTTAGAACAGATCAGTGAACAGCCGTATGCCAGCCTTTTTGCCCTTTATAATCAGCAGGGCACGCCTTTACCCTTAGTGGCTAAAACCTTTTTATGCCAAGGAATTGCCCAACAGGAAGCGTACAAGCTGTCGATGCTTGCCCGACAGGGCGATATCCGCTTACCGACGGTTTATGGCGTTCTTACCACCCATCAGTCCCCATTCAAAGAAGTATTATTAATTGAGCGATTGCGCGGTGTTTCTGTTGAAGCGCCGACACGAACGCCGCAGCGCTGGTCGTGCTTAAAAGACCAAATTGCAGAAGGGATCCTCTCTTGGCATCGCATTGATAGCCACGGTTGTGTGGGTAACGTTGACAGCGTACAGGAAAATCGCTGGCCCGCTTGGTACGCACAGCGCTTGGAGGTCATCTGGGCCACGCTTGGCAATATGCCTACGTCTGACTTAAGCATTGAAGCTCGCCGTATTTTGTTTCGTAGTAAAGAGCAGTTGCCTGAGCTGTTTGCGGGCTTTGACGATAGCTGCGTGCTGGTTCATGGCAACTTAACGCTAAGAAGCATGTTAAAAGATCCCAAAAGCGATCAGCTACTTGCCATGCTGAACCCTGGAATGATGCTCTGGGCTCCGCGTGAGTATGATCTATTCCGTCTGAGCGAAGATGGTATGGCGACCGAATTGCTTCACTCCTATTTGCAGAAAGCCCCCGTGAGCGAGGATTTCATGGTACGCCGCTGGCTATATGTTCTGTGGGAGTCAATTGGGCGTTATTTACATACTGGCGTGGTAGATCGTCCGGTTGTGGAACGCGCTGCTCAGCAACTGCTCCCTTGGTTGGGTTAA
- a CDS encoding 8-oxoguanine deaminase codes for MHKRTLLFKNAELLVTMDDERREIRGGCLLVEGNRIVAVGGDELCAAPADEEIDLRGHIVIPGLINTHHHMFQSLTRVIPDAQDGELFDWLNNLYPIWAGLTPEMIRISTQTAMAELMLSGCTTSSDHLYVYPNGCRLDDSIDGAREIGMRFHACRGSMSVGRSKGGLPPDELVENEQAILEDSLRLIHSYHDAQRYSMLRIALAPCSPFSVSRELMVKTAQMAREQGVSLHTHLAENDSDVSYSQTHFGMTPAQYAEDLGWVGSDVWHAHCVKLDRAGISLFARTGTGVAHCPCSNMRLASGIAPIRAMLDEGVSVGLGVDGSASNDAGNMIAETRQAMLLQRVGFGPDAMNARQALEIATRGGAKVLNRDDIGYLATGMAADFVAFDLNTLNLAGAKHDPLAALVFCTPGNVAFSVINGQVVIREGVLQTIDLPSVVQQHNRLACLLVNRHRL; via the coding sequence ATGCACAAAAGAACGCTGCTCTTTAAGAATGCGGAATTACTCGTCACGATGGATGACGAGCGACGAGAAATTAGAGGTGGTTGCCTGCTGGTGGAGGGAAATCGCATCGTTGCCGTTGGCGGTGACGAGCTTTGCGCTGCACCGGCAGATGAAGAGATAGACCTGCGTGGGCATATCGTTATTCCAGGACTGATCAACACGCATCACCATATGTTTCAGTCTTTGACGCGAGTGATACCTGATGCGCAAGATGGAGAGCTGTTTGACTGGCTAAATAATCTCTATCCCATTTGGGCGGGGCTCACCCCAGAGATGATCCGAATTTCGACCCAAACCGCGATGGCAGAATTGATGCTTTCTGGATGCACCACCTCCAGCGATCATCTCTACGTTTATCCCAACGGTTGTCGTTTAGACGACAGCATCGATGGCGCTCGCGAAATCGGCATGCGTTTCCATGCTTGCCGTGGAAGCATGAGCGTAGGGCGTAGTAAGGGGGGCTTACCTCCAGATGAATTGGTCGAAAATGAGCAGGCAATTTTAGAAGACTCATTGCGTTTAATTCATAGTTATCACGATGCCCAGCGCTATAGCATGCTGCGTATCGCGTTGGCACCTTGCTCGCCTTTCTCCGTTAGCCGAGAGTTGATGGTGAAAACAGCGCAGATGGCGCGCGAACAGGGTGTGTCACTTCATACCCATCTGGCTGAAAATGACAGCGATGTGAGCTACAGCCAGACGCATTTTGGTATGACGCCAGCGCAGTACGCCGAAGATTTAGGATGGGTCGGAAGCGATGTTTGGCATGCACACTGCGTCAAACTGGATCGCGCAGGGATTTCGTTGTTTGCGAGAACCGGAACCGGTGTGGCGCATTGCCCATGTTCAAATATGAGATTGGCATCGGGTATCGCGCCTATTCGTGCGATGCTTGATGAAGGCGTCTCTGTTGGCCTTGGCGTTGACGGTTCAGCATCTAACGATGCAGGTAACATGATTGCAGAAACGCGGCAGGCAATGCTGTTACAGCGGGTTGGCTTCGGCCCCGATGCGATGAATGCAAGACAGGCTTTAGAGATTGCGACGAGAGGCGGGGCGAAAGTACTTAACCGAGATGATATTGGCTATTTAGCCACGGGTATGGCCGCCGATTTTGTCGCATTTGATCTCAATACCTTGAATCTTGCGGGTGCCAAACACGATCCGCTGGCGGCGTTAGTTTTCTGTACGCCAGGGAACGTGGCTTTCAGCGTGATTAACGGGCAGGTTGTTATCCGTGAAGGGGTATTGCAGACCATTGACTTACCTTCGGTTGTGCAACAACACAATCGCTTGGCATGCTTGTTAGTGAACCGGCATCGGCTGTAA